A genomic window from Aquila chrysaetos chrysaetos chromosome 21, bAquChr1.4, whole genome shotgun sequence includes:
- the NONO gene encoding non-POU domain-containing octamer-binding protein isoform X2, with product MRKLFEKYGKAGEVFIHKDKGFGFIRLETRTLAEIAKVELDNMPLRGKQLRVRFACHSASLTVRNLPQFVSNELLEEAFSVFGQVERAVVIVDDRGRSSGKGIVEFSGKPAARKALDRCSDGSFLLTTFPRPVTVEPMDQYDDEEGLPEKLVIKNQQYHKEREQPPRFAQPGSFEYEYAMRWKALIEMEKQQQEQVDRNIKEAREKLEMEMEAARHEHQVMLMRQDLMRRQEELRRMEELHNQEVQKRKQLELRQEEERRRREEEMRRQQEEMMRRQQEGFKGNFADAREPPDMRMGQMGMGGTIGMNNRGAMGGTNVPAAAPPATGPGAMIPDGAMGMAAPPHLVLPGEPPLGLGAVDTPICSMSLCCVPGNFQLLL from the exons ATGAGAAAGTTATTTGAGAAGTATGGCAAGGCAGGTGAAGTCTTCATACACAAGGACAAAGGCTTTGGCTTTATCAGGCTG GAAACTCGCACTCTGGCAGAGATTGCAAAGGTGGAACTAGACAACATGCCTCTACGTGGGAAGCAGCTAAGAGTGCGTTTTGCATGCCACAGCGCATCACTGACAGTCAGGAACCTGCCTCAGTTTGTGTCCAATGAGCTCCTGGAGGAAGCCTTCTCAGTGTTTGGCCAGGTGGAAAGGGCTGTGGTTATTGTGGATGACAGAGGACGATCCTCTGGGAAAGGCATTGTGGAGTTCTCAGGGAAGCCTGCTGCTAGGAAAGCCCTGGATAGATGTAGTGATGGGTCTTTCCTGCTAACTAC attcCCTCGGCCTGTTACGGTGGAGCCCATGGATCAGTATGATGATGAAGAGGGACTACCAGAGAAACTAGTCATCAAAAATCAGCAATATCACAA GGAGCGTGAGCAGCCTCCTCGATTTGCACAGCCTGGCAGCTTTGAGTATGAATATGCCATGCGTTGGAAGGCTCTAATAGaaatggagaagcagcagcaagaacaaGTAGACCGCAACATCAAGGAAGCTCGAGAGaagctggaaatggaaatggaagcAGCTCGCCATGAGCACCAAGTTATGCTCATGCGGCAAG ATTTAATGAGACGCCAGGAAGAGCTGAGGAGAATGGAGGAATTGCATAACCAAGAAGTACAAAAACGTAAACAGTTGGAACTCAG GCAAGAGGAAGAACGCAGGCGCCGTGAGGAGGAAATGAGAAGGCAGCAAGAAGAGATGATGAGACGCCAGCAGGAAggctttaaaggaaattttgctGATGCG AGGGAGCCACCAGACATGCGAATGGGACAGATGGGCATGGGAG GTACCATTGGCATGAACAATAGAGGAGCTATGGGTGGTACCAATGTCCCAGCTGCTGCACCTCCTGCAACTGGTCCTGGAGCTATGATACCTGATGGAGCCATGGGAATG GCTGCACCCCCCCACCTTGTCCTCCCTGGGGAGCCTCCCCTTGGGCTGGGAGCTGTGGACACTCCAATTTGCAGTATGTCACTGTGCTGTGTTCCCG gaaacttTCAGCTGCTTCTATAA
- the NONO gene encoding non-POU domain-containing octamer-binding protein isoform X1: MRKLFEKYGKAGEVFIHKDKGFGFIRLETRTLAEIAKVELDNMPLRGKQLRVRFACHSASLTVRNLPQFVSNELLEEAFSVFGQVERAVVIVDDRGRSSGKGIVEFSGKPAARKALDRCSDGSFLLTTFPRPVTVEPMDQYDDEEGLPEKLVIKNQQYHKEREQPPRFAQPGSFEYEYAMRWKALIEMEKQQQEQVDRNIKEAREKLEMEMEAARHEHQVMLMRQDLMRRQEELRRMEELHNQEVQKRKQLELRQEEERRRREEEMRRQQEEMMRRQQEGFKGNFADAREPPDMRMGQMGMGGTIGMNNRGAMGGTNVPAAAPPATGPGAMIPDGAMGMAAPPHLVLPGEPPLGLGAVDTPICSMSLCCVPAGPSSLLTR, translated from the exons ATGAGAAAGTTATTTGAGAAGTATGGCAAGGCAGGTGAAGTCTTCATACACAAGGACAAAGGCTTTGGCTTTATCAGGCTG GAAACTCGCACTCTGGCAGAGATTGCAAAGGTGGAACTAGACAACATGCCTCTACGTGGGAAGCAGCTAAGAGTGCGTTTTGCATGCCACAGCGCATCACTGACAGTCAGGAACCTGCCTCAGTTTGTGTCCAATGAGCTCCTGGAGGAAGCCTTCTCAGTGTTTGGCCAGGTGGAAAGGGCTGTGGTTATTGTGGATGACAGAGGACGATCCTCTGGGAAAGGCATTGTGGAGTTCTCAGGGAAGCCTGCTGCTAGGAAAGCCCTGGATAGATGTAGTGATGGGTCTTTCCTGCTAACTAC attcCCTCGGCCTGTTACGGTGGAGCCCATGGATCAGTATGATGATGAAGAGGGACTACCAGAGAAACTAGTCATCAAAAATCAGCAATATCACAA GGAGCGTGAGCAGCCTCCTCGATTTGCACAGCCTGGCAGCTTTGAGTATGAATATGCCATGCGTTGGAAGGCTCTAATAGaaatggagaagcagcagcaagaacaaGTAGACCGCAACATCAAGGAAGCTCGAGAGaagctggaaatggaaatggaagcAGCTCGCCATGAGCACCAAGTTATGCTCATGCGGCAAG ATTTAATGAGACGCCAGGAAGAGCTGAGGAGAATGGAGGAATTGCATAACCAAGAAGTACAAAAACGTAAACAGTTGGAACTCAG GCAAGAGGAAGAACGCAGGCGCCGTGAGGAGGAAATGAGAAGGCAGCAAGAAGAGATGATGAGACGCCAGCAGGAAggctttaaaggaaattttgctGATGCG AGGGAGCCACCAGACATGCGAATGGGACAGATGGGCATGGGAG GTACCATTGGCATGAACAATAGAGGAGCTATGGGTGGTACCAATGTCCCAGCTGCTGCACCTCCTGCAACTGGTCCTGGAGCTATGATACCTGATGGAGCCATGGGAATG GCTGCACCCCCCCACCTTGTCCTCCCTGGGGAGCCTCCCCTTGGGCTGGGAGCTGTGGACACTCCAATTTGCAGTATGTCACTGTGCTGTGTTCCCG cagggCCATCTTCCTTGCTAACGAGATGA
- the NONO gene encoding non-POU domain-containing octamer-binding protein isoform X3, with protein sequence MQGNKSFNMEKQNHTPRKQHQHQQHPPPSIPANGQQANSQSESRARRGGPPGPALEQLCTLFPSDEGLTIDLKNFRKPGEKTFTQRSRLFVGNLPPDITEEEMRKLFEKYGKAGEVFIHKDKGFGFIRLETRTLAEIAKVELDNMPLRGKQLRVRFACHSASLTVRNLPQFVSNELLEEAFSVFGQVERAVVIVDDRGRSSGKGIVEFSGKPAARKALDRCSDGSFLLTTFPRPVTVEPMDQYDDEEGLPEKLVIKNQQYHKEREQPPRFAQPGSFEYEYAMRWKALIEMEKQQQEQVDRNIKEAREKLEMEMEAARHEHQVMLMRQDLMRRQEELRRMEELHNQEVQKRKQLELRQEEERRRREEEMRRQQEEMMRRQQEGFKGNFADAREPPDMRMGQMGMGGTIGMNNRGAMGGTNVPAAAPPATGPGAMIPDGAMGMAAPPHLVLPGEPPLGLGAVDTPICSMSLCCVPGRFCLLSHLIPCRHLQQCSRGVRAEQCRCTSGAEGALLNCSPCSYLLVPLR encoded by the exons ATGCAGGGTAACAAGAGCTTCAACATGGAGAAGCAGAACCACACTCCGCGGAaacagcaccagcaccagcagcatccGCCGCCGTCCATCCCCGCCAACGGGCAGCAGGCCAACAGCCAGAGTGAGTCCCGGGCCCGCCGCGGGGGACCGCCCGGCCCCGCTTTGG AGCAGCTGTGTACCTTATTCCCCTCAGATGAAGGCCTGACTATTGACCTGAAGAATTTCCGGAAACCTGGTGAAAAGACCTTCACCCAAAGAAGCCGCCTGTTTGTGGGGAATCTGCCCCCAGACATTACAGAGGAAGAGATGAGAAAGTTATTTGAGAAGTATGGCAAGGCAGGTGAAGTCTTCATACACAAGGACAAAGGCTTTGGCTTTATCAGGCTG GAAACTCGCACTCTGGCAGAGATTGCAAAGGTGGAACTAGACAACATGCCTCTACGTGGGAAGCAGCTAAGAGTGCGTTTTGCATGCCACAGCGCATCACTGACAGTCAGGAACCTGCCTCAGTTTGTGTCCAATGAGCTCCTGGAGGAAGCCTTCTCAGTGTTTGGCCAGGTGGAAAGGGCTGTGGTTATTGTGGATGACAGAGGACGATCCTCTGGGAAAGGCATTGTGGAGTTCTCAGGGAAGCCTGCTGCTAGGAAAGCCCTGGATAGATGTAGTGATGGGTCTTTCCTGCTAACTAC attcCCTCGGCCTGTTACGGTGGAGCCCATGGATCAGTATGATGATGAAGAGGGACTACCAGAGAAACTAGTCATCAAAAATCAGCAATATCACAA GGAGCGTGAGCAGCCTCCTCGATTTGCACAGCCTGGCAGCTTTGAGTATGAATATGCCATGCGTTGGAAGGCTCTAATAGaaatggagaagcagcagcaagaacaaGTAGACCGCAACATCAAGGAAGCTCGAGAGaagctggaaatggaaatggaagcAGCTCGCCATGAGCACCAAGTTATGCTCATGCGGCAAG ATTTAATGAGACGCCAGGAAGAGCTGAGGAGAATGGAGGAATTGCATAACCAAGAAGTACAAAAACGTAAACAGTTGGAACTCAG GCAAGAGGAAGAACGCAGGCGCCGTGAGGAGGAAATGAGAAGGCAGCAAGAAGAGATGATGAGACGCCAGCAGGAAggctttaaaggaaattttgctGATGCG AGGGAGCCACCAGACATGCGAATGGGACAGATGGGCATGGGAG GTACCATTGGCATGAACAATAGAGGAGCTATGGGTGGTACCAATGTCCCAGCTGCTGCACCTCCTGCAACTGGTCCTGGAGCTATGATACCTGATGGAGCCATGGGAATG GCTGCACCCCCCCACCTTGTCCTCCCTGGGGAGCCTCCCCTTGGGCTGGGAGCTGTGGACACTCCAATTTGCAGTATGTCACTGTGCTGTGTTCCCGGTAGGTTCTGTCTTTTGAGCCACCTCATTCCATGCAGACAtttgcagcagtgcagcagaGGAGTGAGGGCAGAGCAGTGCCGCTGCACCTCAGGTGCTGAGGGGGCTCTGCTCAACTGCAGTCCTTGCAGCTACCTGCTGGTCCCTCTGCGATGA